In Candidatus Poribacteria bacterium, the DNA window CACCGGCTGCATCTCCTGAAACCGCAGCACCGACAACAGGGAGCGTCGCACCGTCGCCACCGATATGCGCTACGAGTTCCGCCGGATTCACAGCGCGAATATCTGGGAAAATCACCAGCAGCGAACCATCACGCAGCTCTGTTTGAATACTTTCCTGTATCTGTTCACCTACTTCGGATGCTGTGCCTTGGGCAGCAAAAGACACTGCAGAAAGTTGTTCCCCTCGGAGCACCATCACGGCAATAGCCGGGTCTTCTTCAAATTCACCGGCAGAAGTTAAGACGCTCATCCCCGTACACCCGATGAGTTCCTCACAACTGGAGTTGGTGAGAACCGCTTGATATAACTGTTCATATTCCGTTTGATAGTTAATAGTCGCAAATACGATGGCGATGTCGGCTTTAGCGATACCAGCGTTCCCCATTGCCATGCGTGTCGCCCGTTCCGCTGCTTCCGCAGTGGAGAGATCATGTGAATGTCCCACACCTACATGAATCATTTTTTCTCACCCACCTTTTTCTTTAATGATACAACACCTACGATAAAACGTCAACAAATAGCTTTAAATGAAAAAAAGATGCATGAAAATAGGGCATGTGATATACTAAATTATTGAACTTATTTTCGATGGGTTGAACAATTAACGATACACCATCCACTATAGTTCAGAGAAGCCTACGTAATCTGGAGGAAATGGAATTTGTCAACCGAACTTCTTAATGGCAGCCGCCTTGCGCAGCGTGTCCGGAGCCAGATCCGACGAAAACTCAAAAAACTTACATTTACCCCTGGCCTCGCTGTTGTGCAAGTCGGCGATGATCCGGCATCAACACTCTACATCAAACACAAACAACGCGATTGTGAGAAGGTTCATTTTCATTCCGAAGTCCACCGCCTACCAGCAGACATCACCCAAGAAACCCTCATCGAGCATATTGAAACCTTGAATGCACGACCGGATATCCACGGGATGTTAGTGCAAATGCCGCTGCCAGCGCATATAGATAAATCGGCAGTTATTGATACAATCATTCCGCACAAAGATGCAGACGGATTAAATCCGGTCAATTTAGGGAATCTCCTTATTAACCGCGAAGGGGTGACACCGTGTACGCCAACCGGTATCATTCGGCTTATTGAATTGACGGGTGAAAAGATTGAGGGTAAACATGCTGTCTGTATTGGTAGAAGTCCACTTGTCGGCAAACCGGTAGGATTGATGTTGTTAAATCGGAATGCAACGGTTACCTATTGCCACTCCCGAACAACAGATATCAAAGCAGAGGCACAAAAAGCGGACATTCTCGTCGTTGCCATCGGCAGCCCTGGATTCATCACTGCGGATATGGTGAAACCGGGGGCGATCGTCATTGATGTCGGTATTAATCATGTAAACGGACGGGCTATCGGTGACGTTCAATTTGAGGAAGTTAAAGAGGTAGCAGGGTTTATCACACCGGTCCCGGGGGGCGTCGGTCCTATGACGCGTGCGATGTTGTTAGAAAATACGCTGAAATTAGCGATTGGAGGCTAAAATATGGCATTTCCAGGATTTGAGTTGAAGGATAAGGTAATGTTAATCACTGGTTCCGGTAAAGGGATCGGCAGAGGCATAGCACTTGCGGCTGCACAGATGGGCGCGAAAGTCGTTTTGAATAGCCGCACCGCCTCTGATCTTGAGGAAGTCGCAAACGAAATTCGCGACAACGGTGGGGAGGCGGAACCGGTCGTGTTTGATGTTAGTGATCTGACCCAGGTCGCTCAAGGTGCACAAGCAGCGATCGACGTTTGGGGCAGAGTAGATGTGCTCGTTAATAACGCCGGGACTAACCGCCCGAAACCTGCGCTTGAACTAACCGAAGAGGATTGGGATGCCATCTACGATCTCAACCTCAAAGGTTTGTTCTTCTTAACGCAGACGCTTGTGAAACCGATGATAGCACGCGAAAACGGGAAGATTATCAATATATCATCAACGATGGGATTGGTCGGCGGCCCGCTGCGTACTGCCTATTCGGGAAGCAAGGGGGGCGTTGTGTTGTTAACCAAAGGCCTCGCTGTTGAATGGGCACCTCATAATGTCACTGTGAACGCTGTCGCACCAGCATTTACACGAACACCGCTTGCGGATGTTCTTCTGCAACGTAAGGAATTTTATGAAGATGTTGTCCGCCGTATTCCGATGGGACGTGTCGGTGAGGTGGACGAGGTCGTCGGCGCGGTGCTATTTTTAGCATCAGATGCCGCGAACTGGGTGACAGGGCAAACGATCGCAGTTGATGGTGGCTGGGTTGCGTGGTAATTCACGCCATCTGGCTCATTCACATTAATGCGATTCAAGCCTGCACCTAACTGTACAAACAGCGTCGTTAAGGTACGACGCTTGCTTTTAGGGGGATTTACGTGTAGTTCAATTTACCTTCACAGGGAAACCGATGAACGCTGCGCAAATCCTATCTTAAAAACGAATACCATTTCTAATTAAATACCTTTCGCTGTGCATGTAGCATAAACTTGCCTCACAGTGAAAGTTTGTGCCACCGCGGTCCCCTTCAGAAAAGTTGGGTATGCGATATTTCCTTTCAGAAATGGTAAAAGAAACAGATAGAGGAAACTCTATTCAGGAGAGAAATAAAAAATGAAACAATTTTTTGTGCTGGCAGGTATTGCCATAGTGCTTCTCAGTCATTTGGGGTGTTCTTCTGATGAAGAGCAGACACAAGTTGAGAACCCTGCGGTAATCGATGAAGCATCAGCATTTAGTGGCGCGCCGCTCTTAGGCGATATTGTCCTCGAAAATATGTATGAGGACGAAGCGCGACAACTAACGGATAAGACACCCGTTCAAATCGTCACAGTGCTTGAAGGAACAAACAGAATTACGCTTGAGGCACAGTTCCGTGGCGTTCGAGATTTAGGATTCGGGTTCCCACTCTACGAATTTGAATTGACAGATAAACTCGCTGAGTCAATAGGGGGTATTTCACAAGGTATGTCGGGAAGTCCGGTCGGTCCCCCAGGGCGCATTATGGGCGCGCTCGCTTATGGCACCAGTTTTGCCTCTGCACCATATCGGTTCTTGGCGACATCCATTGATGCAATGGAAAACGCAATTAACCACCAAACATTTGGTGAGATATTTGATGCGGAACGTGCTGCTGCTGCACCGGGTGGTATCCAAGCAGCATATACGCCTGTGAAAACGCCTCTCACGATCTCCGGGATACAACCGCACAGACTTGAACAACTTTCATCACATCTGGAAGGCTCTCACTTTGACTTTGTCCAATTGTTTGCCGATATTAATGATGCACCGGCAGCACCGCCAACGGTGACAACAAGACTCGCCGCTGGTGATATGATCGGTGTTGCAGTATCGACAGGTGATGTCGTCAACTCTATCGGTTTCGGTACGGTGACACAGGTTTACGACGACGGTACATTTATAGCGTTCGGCCATCCGATGATTTATGGCGGTCAATCGGCATTACCCGTCTATAGAGCCGTCACCAACGGTATTGTTACCAGCTTGGCGATATCTTTTAAATCTGTATCCGCTTACGGGAATCCAATCGGAACAATTACCAAAGACCTCCTGCCAGGAATCGTGGGTGAACTCGGTACGGTCCCATCAATGATTCCGGTAAAGGTTACTTACCAAGCAGGTAACGGTCCCGTAGTGGAAAAAAATCACAAGGTGGCCTATGGTCAGGAATTGTTCCTACCAATCGTTGCAGCCCTTACGATGGATTCCATCCGTCAGGAAATAAGTTCTTCCACAGTGGACGGGACTGTCACACTCCGTTTCAAAGAGACGGAAACCGTTTACACAGAATCGTTTCGGAGTGCCTCTCCGGCTGCGTTTATTGATGTGCTGCTAAACGTTGATCGGATTATCCACGCTTTCTCAGATACGCTCTCGAACAGCGCGGGGGAAGCTACGTTGACAGATGTGTCAATTTCTATCCATGACAAACCCCAAATTATGTTAGCGGAGCTGCATGAAGTTATCGTTCCTGAAGAGGGAATCACCCCTGGCGAAGATCTCACGGTTTCGGTCGTGCTACTTCCACACTGGAGTGCTGCAGGGAACGAACGGACAATCCAGCGAGAGGTCACGCTTGAGGTACCGGAGGATTTCCCTGCTGGTCCTGCGCTTCTTAGCGTTGCTTCTGAGAACCCGTTCGGTCCTCCCAATCCGTTCTTTGGACCCGATTTCTTTTTCTTTGGACCAGAGGAAGAACCTAAACCACTACCTGAGAATCTGGACGAACTCATCAAAAAGATGGAAGAAGAGCAGATTGACCCAAGCTTAATCACAATAACGCTTGAGTCGTTGGGACCGCCGCCAGGCGCGTTACCACCAGATCTTTTACCACCAGATCTTTTACCACCAGATCTTTTACCACCAGAAGGTCTACCGTTACCTGAAGATGGTGAAATGCCTGAAGACGATGAAGCACCTGAAGATGGTGAAATGCCTGAAGACGGTGAAGCACCTGAAGATGGTGAGATGCCTGAAGACGATGAAGCACCTGAAGACGGTGAGATGCCTGAAGATGGTGAAGCACCTGAAGACGGTGAGATGCCTGAAGATGGTGAGATGCCTGAAGATGGTGAAATGCCACCAGAGTTAATACTGCCTGAAGGTTTTCCACCATTAGGTGGATTACCATTCCCACCGGATTTCGGACCTGCACCGACTGTCGAAATCACAATTAATATCGACGGGTTTATTGTGATTGGTCTCAAAGATGCCTTCGTCACAATAGGAAGTGAAGAAATGGTAGATGGCATGCTTCCTGGAGAAATCGTTGATGGTATGCTACCAGAAGAAATTGGGGACCCCGTGGAACCGGTAGAACCTGCGGAGCCTGCGGAACCAGCGGAAGAGGAATAATTCCGAAGCCAACCGTAAGGACAGATCCCTGTGTCTGGCTCAATTCAATTGTCTGGGCAGGTTTTATGCTTGCCCAGACTTTTCACTTTCGCACTGTTACCTGTTTTTACCCATTTTCACATACAACCGACTCCCGTTGCACGTAACACCGCACTATATTAATAATCAAAGCGATATCATCCCGTGCAGATGCCAGTGAAGTATAGCACGTTTCACCTTCTGTTATGCATGCGTGGAAATGGCGCAATTCCCGAACAAAAGCACTTTCCCATTCAATAGCGGGGGTTTTGCTATAGGTCGTGCCATCGGTGTCTATTCCGTGTATCGTTACCTCTGACAGGATACCTCTCGAAAAGCCGGTAGGATATGAAACGATAACCCGTTTGTTATCGCCGTATATCTCCAAGGTCTCTTTAAAGTCCCACAGATCTGGTAAGTCTACCCATGTCGCGACACAGCGGGCACCGTTCGGATAGGCAAACACAATGCTCACCCCACGTCCATCAGACCAAACTTCCGCACTAATGACTTCGCTCGGTGAACCGAGCATAACCCGTAAACTGTAGATGTCGTGGATCATGCTGCCAGCAAGCAGGTAGAACACCCGTGCTGCCTTGTTTTCGACATCGCTTTCAAGTCCGGCTTGTGATAACACGTTCCCAATGGCTTCTGCTTGTGCTTTTTCACGCGCTGCGCCTGCTGGCTTAAATGCATCCGGTGACACATCGTTGAACCGTTCGACATCAAACTGGCTCAGGTGTAAACTGTTATTCGGATGGAGATGGTTAATTTGGACGAAGCGATAACTCTCCATCGTATCAACTTCGCGCTTAGCGAACTGGAAAGCCGGGTCATGCACCTTCATATAACCGGCTTGCGCGACCGTACCGGCTCTCTGTTGTGCATTTAGCATGGCATCCATCTCTTGCAATGAAAAGCAGACCGGTTTCTCAATAAAGACATGCTTCCCGGCTTCAAACGCGGCAAGGGCAACTTCCGTCTTAGGGTCACCGTGGCAGAGTAGAACGGCATCTACATCTGTTGCCAACAATTCGTTGTAATCTGTTACGAATTGCGGGACATGGAAACGCTTTGCCACTGCTTGTGCAGCACCGTGAGAAAGATCACAGACAATTGGCACCTCAAATTCGCGATGGAGCGCGGTAAGATTGGGGAGATGATGGACCTGCGCGATCGCGCCACACCCGATAACACCTATCCGTATACGACTCATAAATTCTAACCTCCGGTAGATAACGCTTTCTTATGCGTTTATCGTATCACGTACACGAAATAGATGCAATTCTTAGTTTTCAGTTTTCAGTTATCGGTTGTCAGTAACCGTCGCGATCGGGAGATCGTGCGTACAGGAAGAACGGAAGGATGGAAGGTGGGTGTAGAGGTTTGTGTCATGGAAAATTTGACAACAAACGCGAAATCCTACATAATAGAATAACAAAATCATCGGTAAGATGGAGGCTATAGATATGGACATGGCAATTATCCCGTGGGAAATGGTACTTCTGTGTGGTCTGTCTCTTTGTGTCGGATGGGGAATACGCGGAAACTTCGGACATGAATATGGTGCAGCACTTGCGGGAGCACTCGCTGCAATGGCAATCGTCTTGCTCTCAGGAAGAGAGGATTGGTGGCGACATGTCCACTACTTCGCGCTGTTCGGTGCAATCGGCTGGTCATTCGGCGGGAGCATGTCCTATATGATGGTTGTCGGGTACAGCCATTCGTCACACGCGTTGACTGTGTTTTACGGGTTTGCGAATCTCTTCGTTATCGGTTTTTTGTGGGCAGCTTTGGGTGGCGCGGGAACTGCGCTGCCTGCGTTTCTGACGCATACTCAGCTGTCTTTGTTGTTTACACCAATCGCTGCTGTGTTCATCGGTTGGTCGCTCCAAGCGGTAATTATCGATCGTGTTCTCGCACCAAAACGGATGCAACGGCACGAAAGTGCTCTCTACTGGTACGATACCGATTGGGTGGCAGCACTGGTCGCGATCCTCGCTGCACTCATCGTCGCGCTGTTCCGTGGGGGTTTGGATATGGGCACGAACCTCGTCCTATATCTGGGCATCAGTTGGTTCGGCGGGTTTTTGTTGCTCGTAAACGTTTGTCGCCTCCGTATGACACCGCCGCGTGGGGACAACTGGGCAGGTTGTGTCGGTATGGTTATCGGGATATTGGGGTACTGTTCGCGTTATGAACTCAGCGGTGTCGCTTTTGTTACGCTGATGACAGGTTTTGGCGGTGGTATTGCATTCTCATTTGGACAATTGCTGAAACTCATTTGCATCCGGACAGGACTCCAAACGAATTGGCATAGTGTCATGGAGCAGACGCAAGGCTTTTTATTCGGACTTGGGATTGCAATACCGTTCGGCCTCCTTCTCAATCGGGCACCACTTTTAGAAACCGCCTCGAATCTCCCACAGTGGACAGAAATATTAGCTGTGTTCTGCGTGCTGATTTTACTGACCTATGTCAATTATCGGAAGGCAGCAGGAACGTGGGTGGATTTGGTTGAGGGTTTACCCGAACGATTTTTCGGGCTGCCTGTTGTCGGGTGGTTCCGACACTCAAGAGGATGGATCGGATGGTTTGAACTTTTCTATATAGGCCTCGGTATCGCCTGTGTCGGACTTCTGTCAGTGCATTTCCGCGAGCCTCTCGCTTTCATTCCGACGAGTTGGTTAGGAAAAGGACAGCTGCTCTATTTTGTATTTATATGGTGGGTGGTTATTTTCAACTTTGAACGCGCTTTGGTCGGTTTCAGTCCGCACCGTCTGGTGACAGAAGGTGTGATTACGCTCAATGCGATTATCTGCACTGTGCTGATGGCATTGGGGCCACTATCTGTGCCGGAACAGACAGGGAGTCTCTTTTCCTTCACTGACTGGGTTTGGCAGACATTGATCTGGGGTATTGTCGCACTGGTTGGAACGACAGTCATTTTCTGGGGTATTAAGCATGTGCTCTACGGAAAAGAACACGCGCCCGGCGCGTCACTTCACATCCGTTTCGGACAGGATTCCAATGCCCCGAAGGCGAAACCGAAGGCGGGAGAACAACATCCGTAATGAGAGCCATCAGCAGTCAGCGATCAGAGGGCGAGGTGTTTTTGCAGACTGTAATTCTTCGTATGTGAAACTTTAGTCGTGTATGTGCCGTTGGCGATACACTTGTCCACCTTTAACAACGACAACCGGTTCCAATTTCTGCCTGCCTATTTTGGTTTCACCGCGCGCGTCCACCAACTGGAATTCACCTTCACGAAGTTCAAAGATTACCGCATCACCCCACGCATCAACAGCCAATGTCCCGACCTCTCCCGGCATCAATATAGTTTCGGCAGGGATACGCGTCACCTTGGCAAGTGCATCGTCGAGCGACATACCGAGATACAGGAATTTGTTAACGACATTCACGAGATCATAGACGGGACCGTTGACGTTATAGACATGCAGATCAGAGGAGATTGTCGTCGGTTCAACGCCTTGCGCCATCGCT includes these proteins:
- a CDS encoding bifunctional 5,10-methylenetetrahydrofolate dehydrogenase/5,10-methenyltetrahydrofolate cyclohydrolase, which encodes MSTELLNGSRLAQRVRSQIRRKLKKLTFTPGLAVVQVGDDPASTLYIKHKQRDCEKVHFHSEVHRLPADITQETLIEHIETLNARPDIHGMLVQMPLPAHIDKSAVIDTIIPHKDADGLNPVNLGNLLINREGVTPCTPTGIIRLIELTGEKIEGKHAVCIGRSPLVGKPVGLMLLNRNATVTYCHSRTTDIKAEAQKADILVVAIGSPGFITADMVKPGAIVIDVGINHVNGRAIGDVQFEEVKEVAGFITPVPGGVGPMTRAMLLENTLKLAIGG
- a CDS encoding SDR family NAD(P)-dependent oxidoreductase translates to MAFPGFELKDKVMLITGSGKGIGRGIALAAAQMGAKVVLNSRTASDLEEVANEIRDNGGEAEPVVFDVSDLTQVAQGAQAAIDVWGRVDVLVNNAGTNRPKPALELTEEDWDAIYDLNLKGLFFLTQTLVKPMIARENGKIINISSTMGLVGGPLRTAYSGSKGGVVLLTKGLAVEWAPHNVTVNAVAPAFTRTPLADVLLQRKEFYEDVVRRIPMGRVGEVDEVVGAVLFLASDAANWVTGQTIAVDGGWVAW
- a CDS encoding Gfo/Idh/MocA family oxidoreductase — encoded protein: MSRIRIGVIGCGAIAQVHHLPNLTALHREFEVPIVCDLSHGAAQAVAKRFHVPQFVTDYNELLATDVDAVLLCHGDPKTEVALAAFEAGKHVFIEKPVCFSLQEMDAMLNAQQRAGTVAQAGYMKVHDPAFQFAKREVDTMESYRFVQINHLHPNNSLHLSQFDVERFNDVSPDAFKPAGAAREKAQAEAIGNVLSQAGLESDVENKAARVFYLLAGSMIHDIYSLRVMLGSPSEVISAEVWSDGRGVSIVFAYPNGARCVATWVDLPDLWDFKETLEIYGDNKRVIVSYPTGFSRGILSEVTIHGIDTDGTTYSKTPAIEWESAFVRELRHFHACITEGETCYTSLASARDDIALIINIVRCYVQRESVVCENG